The following coding sequences lie in one Xylocopa sonorina isolate GNS202 chromosome 7, iyXylSono1_principal, whole genome shotgun sequence genomic window:
- the LOC143425213 gene encoding uncharacterized protein LOC143425213, whose product MKGFTGSSTSLFAILLVLCVLVVILMPGVTYARPPPLLSRQRRVSDQRLAEIETLLGLENVRGKVVTVPVAFGVLDPLKIGRRRRSATSNRLETLQRIMKIIANDPELLDDEKILSLPMKLKESQQSVDDEYRFI is encoded by the exons ATGAAGGGCTTCACGGGATCGAGTACCAGCTTGTTCGCCATTTTATTGGTGTTGTGCGTTCTGGTCGTGATCCTGATGCCAGGAGTGACCTACGCCAGGCCACCCCCATTGCTCAG TAGGCAACGAAGAGTGTCAGACCAGAGGCTCGCCGAGATAGAAACGCTTCTGGGATTGGAGAACGTGAGGGGCAAAGTAGTGACGGTTCCGGTTGCATTCGGCGTGTTGGATCCGCTTAAGAT AGGTCGTAGACGAAGATCCGCCACGAGCAACAGACTTGAAACTTTGCAACGTATCATGAAAATTATTGCCAATGACCCCGAGCTGTTAGACGACGAGAAGATTCTCTCTTTGCCAATG AAGCTGAAGGAGAGCCAGCAAAGTGTCGACGACGAGTACCGGTTCATTTAA